The Rhipicephalus sanguineus isolate Rsan-2018 chromosome 7, BIME_Rsan_1.4, whole genome shotgun sequence genome includes a window with the following:
- the LOC119400090 gene encoding keratin-associated protein 21-1, with translation MNALFAAALLGFVAVATAYPHKFGFGGYGYGGHGYGYGLGHGYGLGYGYGGHGYGHGVAVAAPVVKALGHYRSSSYGSHINHGVSYSARGYGGYGYGHGGYGGYGYGHGGYGHGYGVVAAAPVAVAVGHGYGHGYGLGYGHGYGHGYGYHG, from the exons ATGAACGCTCTT TTCGCCGCCGCCCTTCTGGGCTTTGTCGCCGTCGCCACCGCTTACCCCCACAAGTTCGGATTCGGCGGATACGGCTATGGTGGCCACGGCTATGGCTACGGCCTTGGCCACGGCTACGGCCTTGGATATGGCTATGGCGGCCACGGATACGGTCACGGCGTTGCTGTCGCCGCCCCCGTTGTGAAGGCCCTCGGCCACTACAGGAGCTCCTCCTACGGCAGCCACATTAACCACGGCGTCAGCTACTCTGCCCGCGGATACGGCGGATACGGTTACGGCCACGGAGGATATGGCGGATACGGTTACGGACACGGCGGATACGGCCACGGCTACGGCGTCGTCGCCGCTGCCCCCGTTGCCGTCGCTGTCGGCCACGGTTACGGACACGGCTACGGTCTCGGCTACGGTCACGGCTACGGCCATGGCTACGGCTACCACGGCTAA